A single window of Leclercia adecarboxylata DNA harbors:
- a CDS encoding ABC transporter permease — MNALFHRIRGSFILQTLLLTFLVLALFGPLLNLLIWTVAESWFFPHTLPNQWGLKYWGQVFSPYSDVSGSLSISVLIALLSVVVCLLISIPAGYALSHRSMPCRAFFMLLFLIPQAFPNLTVYMNVARLFYQWGLNGTIAGVVLVHSVHGLMYSIWISVAAFSALDPLLARASRNLGAGPVYTFFHIILPQAAPGLIAASIFVFLESLDEFTATFFVGAPEINTLPILLYTASMSGNYQMSSITALILLVPSVIFMLVIHKFMHPEMLSKLGK; from the coding sequence ATGAACGCGCTGTTTCATAGAATTCGCGGCAGCTTTATTCTGCAAACCCTGCTGCTGACCTTTCTGGTGCTGGCGCTGTTTGGCCCGCTGTTGAACCTGCTGATCTGGACCGTGGCGGAGAGCTGGTTTTTCCCACATACGCTGCCCAATCAATGGGGGCTGAAATACTGGGGGCAGGTATTCAGCCCCTACAGCGACGTCTCCGGCTCGTTGTCCATCAGCGTACTCATTGCCCTGCTGTCAGTGGTGGTGTGCCTGCTGATTTCGATCCCGGCCGGGTATGCGCTTTCGCACCGTTCCATGCCGTGCCGCGCCTTCTTTATGCTGTTGTTTCTGATCCCGCAGGCCTTCCCGAACCTGACCGTCTATATGAACGTGGCGCGTCTGTTCTACCAGTGGGGATTGAATGGAACCATCGCCGGGGTGGTGCTGGTGCATAGCGTGCATGGGCTGATGTACTCCATCTGGATCAGTGTAGCGGCGTTCTCGGCGCTCGATCCGCTGCTGGCGCGGGCGTCACGCAATCTCGGGGCCGGGCCGGTCTACACCTTTTTCCATATCATCCTGCCGCAGGCAGCGCCCGGGCTGATTGCCGCCAGCATCTTTGTGTTTCTGGAGTCGCTGGATGAGTTTACCGCTACCTTCTTTGTCGGCGCGCCGGAGATCAACACGCTGCCGATACTGCTCTATACCGCCAGCATGTCGGGTAACTATCAGATGTCATCCATTACGGCGCTGATCCTGCTGGTGCCTTCAGTCATCTTTATGCTGGTGATCCATAAATTCATGCACCC
- a CDS encoding ABC transporter permease gives MRHALNALLLVAPATLMIGIFFLWPLGYSLMSAFTHETGLTLAHFEKVFSLYSNDILFTLIIVLASLAILALLSITISAVIVLSPCRRLVKALAFLYRLPLFIPFIVAAQMMRTFLAKNGLMNNVLVALGVMTPMETSSLLGWSGIIITFVWKQMAFTTLLIGGAMAAVDATHILAAKNLGASRVRILFDIILPQMLPTIGIAMVLSTVTMMSVLSVPLMIGTGTPTMMTVDMAFRVNSYGDYPVANAMGVISYLMCAALSWFYLRHSLNAKGTH, from the coding sequence ATGCGACACGCACTTAACGCTCTCCTGCTGGTTGCCCCGGCTACCCTGATGATTGGCATTTTTTTTCTCTGGCCGCTGGGCTACTCGCTCATGTCGGCTTTTACCCATGAAACAGGCTTAACCCTGGCGCACTTTGAAAAAGTGTTCAGCCTCTATTCCAACGATATTCTTTTTACCCTGATTATTGTCCTGGCCTCGCTGGCGATCCTGGCGCTGCTCTCCATCACCATTTCCGCCGTAATTGTGCTCTCACCCTGTCGTCGCCTCGTTAAGGCGCTGGCCTTTTTATACCGCCTGCCGCTGTTCATTCCGTTTATCGTAGCCGCGCAGATGATGCGCACCTTCCTGGCGAAGAATGGCCTGATGAACAATGTGCTGGTTGCCCTCGGGGTGATGACGCCGATGGAGACCAGCTCGCTGCTCGGCTGGAGCGGGATCATTATTACCTTTGTCTGGAAGCAGATGGCGTTTACCACGCTGCTGATCGGCGGCGCCATGGCGGCGGTGGACGCAACCCATATTCTGGCGGCGAAAAACCTCGGTGCCTCCCGGGTGCGGATCCTGTTCGACATTATTTTGCCCCAGATGCTGCCGACCATAGGCATCGCGATGGTGTTGTCCACCGTGACCATGATGTCGGTGCTCTCCGTCCCCCTGATGATCGGCACCGGTACGCCGACGATGATGACCGTGGATATGGCGTTTCGCGTTAACTCTTATGGCGACTATCCGGTGGCGAACGCGATGGGGGTGATCTCTTATCTGATGTGCGCCGCGCTGTCCTGGTTCTATCTCCGTCACAGTCTGAATGCGAAAGGAACCCACTGA
- a CDS encoding extracellular solute-binding protein: MSVKTKMAVTVALTLGCLHGANAETVLNVATAGDQNMVDYVKTWLGPKFEAAHPGVKVQVVGTGPGDAGSNKIIEKLTAQEQSGAKTWDIDVAVVHQAAGGQLVEKGLLENYRQSVKTGTMTTAENARNALGVNVDGYVMPMFLSQTAIAYNSDLINTPPKSYDELVQWSEKNPKAFGYNGIKNGMSGVSFVVGWMYAYGTPAERLTALPYDKGVEKAWGPAWAKLKEFNKNITFTPGNAGTLDMLSRGEITMGPVWVDMFYSWKDQGKLPPSIKLALIAPGMPGQPMYYVVPAKAAQAKLAQAFIELATSPEIQAEGIVKQFNWYPGIDAKYVKGALDDATWQKLFAEISPEALAENGKSFPIKPFFDDIKEGYESQVSN; this comes from the coding sequence ATGTCCGTAAAAACAAAAATGGCTGTCACCGTCGCACTGACTCTGGGCTGCCTGCACGGGGCGAATGCCGAAACGGTACTCAACGTCGCCACCGCAGGTGACCAGAATATGGTGGACTACGTCAAAACCTGGCTGGGACCGAAATTTGAAGCCGCCCATCCGGGGGTAAAAGTGCAGGTGGTCGGCACCGGGCCAGGCGATGCCGGATCGAACAAGATTATTGAAAAACTGACGGCGCAGGAGCAGAGCGGCGCCAAAACCTGGGATATCGACGTGGCGGTCGTACATCAGGCCGCAGGCGGACAGCTGGTCGAGAAAGGGCTGCTTGAGAATTACCGCCAGTCGGTTAAAACCGGCACCATGACCACCGCCGAGAACGCAAGAAACGCGCTGGGGGTCAACGTTGACGGCTATGTGATGCCTATGTTCCTCAGCCAGACGGCGATTGCTTACAACAGCGACCTGATCAACACCCCGCCGAAATCCTACGACGAGCTGGTGCAGTGGTCGGAAAAAAATCCCAAAGCCTTTGGCTATAACGGCATCAAAAACGGCATGTCGGGCGTGAGCTTTGTGGTGGGCTGGATGTACGCCTACGGCACGCCGGCCGAGCGTCTTACCGCGCTGCCTTACGATAAAGGGGTTGAAAAGGCGTGGGGCCCGGCCTGGGCTAAGCTGAAAGAGTTCAATAAAAACATCACCTTTACGCCGGGTAATGCCGGAACCCTGGATATGCTGAGCCGGGGCGAAATTACCATGGGGCCGGTATGGGTTGATATGTTCTACAGCTGGAAAGATCAGGGCAAACTGCCGCCGTCCATCAAGCTGGCTTTAATCGCACCGGGCATGCCAGGGCAGCCGATGTACTACGTTGTACCGGCCAAAGCCGCGCAGGCAAAACTGGCCCAGGCCTTTATCGAGCTGGCGACCAGCCCGGAGATTCAGGCTGAGGGGATCGTTAAGCAGTTCAACTGGTACCCGGGCATCGACGCCAAATATGTGAAAGGGGCGCTGGACGATGCCACCTGGCAGAAGCTGTTTGCGGAAATTTCGCCGGAAGCCTTAGCGGAAAACGGCAAAAGCTTCCCAATCAAACCGTTCTTTGACGATATCAAAGAAGGCTACGAGAGCCAGGTTTCAAACTGA
- a CDS encoding ABC transporter ATP-binding protein: protein MSYLQIDKLKVAYGNNIVLHDIHLAVGKGEMIALLGPSGCGKTTLLNALCGFLPVHSGSVAINGRDITYSSPEQRNITMVFQSYALWPHLTVAQNIGYGLKVRRVKKEEIQRRVRELLKIINLEGYAEIKVTALSGGQRQRVALARALAIEPDVLVLDEPLSNLDAKVRLNVRHEIKALQKRLGFTSLIVTHDQQEALVMADRIAVLNNGRIEQIGTPEAIYHRPATPFVADFMGADNCLTPDDGQGRTLYFRSADIAMHAALPEPTPEGLTLEGTVEESAFLGHQYRHSVRCAGQILLADSATCWPDRSPVVLHVPEAALHRFEPAL from the coding sequence GTGAGTTATTTGCAAATAGATAAACTGAAGGTTGCCTACGGGAATAATATTGTTCTTCACGATATCCATCTGGCGGTGGGCAAGGGCGAGATGATCGCGCTCCTCGGCCCCTCCGGCTGCGGCAAGACAACGTTATTGAATGCGTTATGCGGTTTTCTCCCGGTCCATTCTGGCTCCGTGGCGATTAATGGCCGGGATATTACCTACAGTTCGCCGGAGCAGAGAAATATCACCATGGTGTTTCAGAGCTACGCCCTGTGGCCGCATTTAACGGTCGCGCAAAATATCGGTTACGGGTTAAAGGTCCGCCGCGTTAAAAAAGAGGAGATACAGCGCCGGGTACGCGAGTTATTAAAAATTATTAACCTCGAAGGCTATGCGGAAATAAAAGTGACGGCGCTTTCCGGCGGCCAGCGCCAGCGCGTTGCCCTGGCCCGTGCGCTGGCGATTGAGCCGGATGTGCTGGTGCTCGACGAGCCTCTGTCGAACCTCGATGCCAAAGTGCGCCTCAACGTGCGGCATGAAATTAAAGCCCTGCAAAAACGGCTCGGTTTTACCTCGCTGATTGTCACCCACGATCAACAGGAAGCGCTGGTGATGGCCGACCGAATCGCGGTGCTGAATAACGGCCGCATCGAGCAGATCGGCACCCCCGAGGCGATTTATCACCGCCCGGCAACACCCTTTGTGGCGGATTTTATGGGCGCGGATAACTGCCTCACACCTGACGATGGACAGGGAAGAACGCTCTATTTCCGCAGCGCCGATATCGCCATGCATGCCGCGCTACCGGAGCCCACGCCGGAAGGGTTAACCCTCGAAGGAACCGTCGAAGAGAGCGCCTTTTTAGGTCATCAGTACCGACACAGCGTGCGCTGCGCCGGGCAGATTTTACTCGCAGACTCAGCAACATGCTGGCCTGACCGTTCGCCGGTCGTGTTGCATGTGCCTGAGGCTGCGCTCCACAGGTTTGAACCTGCTTTGTAA
- a CDS encoding MBL fold metallo-hydrolase encodes MKIDILGCGSAFSLRQNTSAIRVIDSAGYQLLIDCGPTIPRALWQRGLDVNDIDALYFTHIHPDHCTGLTALLNHWKSFQRTKPLIIWSQPAHRPALLQLASLANWPETGLCFAIDWRDSTPEWRWQDWILRTAFTHHEIPNLALRIETALATLFYSGDGRPTPESIALMAGADLAFQECASATPLPGDASHGDFPDCLALFSRLKLPALGLYHCNDSARPTLVEACEPYPGLFVSEDGMTFELPHRREETP; translated from the coding sequence ATGAAAATAGATATTCTGGGCTGCGGCAGCGCCTTCTCTCTGCGGCAGAATACCTCGGCAATCCGGGTGATCGACAGCGCCGGTTATCAGCTGCTGATCGATTGCGGCCCCACTATTCCCCGGGCGTTATGGCAGCGCGGTCTGGATGTTAACGACATTGATGCTCTCTACTTCACCCACATCCACCCGGATCACTGCACCGGGCTGACGGCGCTCCTCAACCACTGGAAAAGCTTTCAGCGGACAAAACCGCTCATTATCTGGTCGCAGCCTGCGCATCGCCCGGCCCTGCTGCAGCTGGCAAGCCTGGCGAACTGGCCGGAAACCGGACTCTGCTTTGCGATCGACTGGCGCGACAGCACCCCAGAGTGGCGCTGGCAGGACTGGATCCTGCGTACCGCCTTCACCCATCATGAGATCCCGAACCTGGCCCTGCGCATTGAGACGGCCCTCGCCACTCTGTTTTACAGCGGCGATGGCCGTCCAACCCCAGAGAGTATTGCCCTGATGGCCGGGGCAGATTTGGCATTCCAGGAGTGCGCCTCGGCGACGCCGCTGCCCGGTGACGCGTCCCATGGGGATTTCCCCGACTGTCTGGCGCTCTTTTCCCGCCTCAAACTGCCGGCGCTGGGGCTCTATCATTGCAACGACAGCGCCAGGCCGACCCTGGTGGAGGCCTGCGAGCCCTACCCCGGCCTGTTCGTCAGTGAAGATGGCATGACCTTCGAGCTGCCCCATCGCCGGGAGGAAACCCCGTGA
- a CDS encoding LacI family DNA-binding transcriptional regulator, which translates to MSSSLRKQAVTAEDVARRAGVSRAVVSRALSSNGSISPATREKVLRAAQELGYQVNFLAQGLNRQRSQLIGVIVARIGDPFRSSLLEGLLHEIQRRGYQALVSEITGEDDLVNTLRRFTQFRVSGVIVTSGKPPEAIVNECVSQQIPVVGINRHPDIPLVDFICSDNQRGARLAAEQLWRSGCRRFGWLNHQASTWAGRMRGEAFVQALQQLGVDTAQQVTRLAAAAEGYEGGLTTAQGYQGELPEGIFCANAQLACGFLDGMRQRGKSAPCDFHLIGFDNTPQSGQLSYQLTTLHQDVAEIARRALTRLLARAQNPLQPSQVEWVSVELVYRQTSPRPESA; encoded by the coding sequence GTGAGTAGCAGCCTTCGCAAGCAGGCGGTGACCGCCGAGGACGTGGCCAGACGGGCGGGCGTGTCCCGGGCCGTCGTCTCCCGCGCCCTGAGCAGCAACGGCAGCATCTCCCCTGCGACCCGGGAAAAGGTGTTACGGGCCGCTCAGGAACTGGGCTATCAGGTGAATTTTCTCGCTCAGGGACTGAACCGCCAGCGCAGCCAGCTGATTGGGGTGATCGTCGCCCGGATTGGCGATCCGTTTCGCAGCAGTCTGCTTGAGGGGTTACTGCACGAGATCCAGCGGCGTGGCTATCAGGCGCTGGTCAGCGAGATCACCGGCGAGGACGATCTGGTCAATACCCTACGACGCTTCACTCAGTTTCGCGTCTCCGGAGTCATCGTCACCTCCGGCAAACCGCCGGAGGCCATCGTTAACGAATGCGTCAGCCAGCAGATCCCGGTGGTCGGCATCAATCGTCATCCCGATATCCCGCTGGTGGATTTTATCTGCTCGGATAACCAGCGCGGCGCCCGGCTGGCGGCTGAACAGCTCTGGCGCTCCGGGTGTCGTCGCTTTGGCTGGCTTAACCATCAGGCCTCCACCTGGGCGGGCAGGATGCGCGGCGAGGCTTTTGTCCAGGCCCTGCAGCAGCTGGGCGTCGACACCGCGCAGCAGGTTACCAGGCTCGCCGCCGCTGCGGAGGGCTATGAGGGCGGGCTGACGACGGCCCAGGGCTATCAAGGCGAGCTGCCGGAGGGGATTTTCTGCGCCAATGCGCAGCTGGCCTGCGGTTTTCTCGATGGGATGCGCCAGCGTGGCAAATCTGCCCCGTGCGATTTTCATCTGATTGGCTTCGATAATACCCCGCAAAGCGGTCAGTTAAGTTATCAGCTGACCACGCTGCATCAGGATGTGGCCGAGATTGCCCGTCGGGCGCTGACGCGGCTGCTGGCACGGGCGCAAAACCCGCTCCAGCCCTCCCAGGTGGAGTGGGTCAGCGTGGAGCTGGTTTACCGCCAAACCTCGCCCAGGCCCGAAAGCGCTTAG
- a CDS encoding MFS transporter: protein MFRQWLALVIIVLVYIPVAIDATVLHVAAPTLSMTLDASGNELLWIIDIYSLVMAGMVLPMGALGDRIGFKRLLMMGSTLFGLSSLAAAFAPSAGWLIAARASLAIGAAMIIPATLAGIRTLFPDARRRNIALGVWAAVGSGGAAFGPLVGGMLLAHFYWGAVFLINVPIVLLVVSLAARYVPAQEGRPEQPLNITHALMLIVAILLLVYSAKTALKGGISPWLVAGTLLTGTVMLWIFIRIQLRARTPMIDIRLFGHRIILSGVVMAMTAMIALVGFELLMAQELQFVHGFTPFEAGMFMLPVMVASGFSGPIAGVLVGRLGLRIVATGGMGLSALSFIGLSMLDFSTQQWQAWCLMVLLGFSAASALLASTSAIMAAAPKEKAAAAGAIETMSYELGAGLGIAIFGLLLTRSFSASIELPPGLDASLADHASSSIGEAVKVAQHLTPTLAESVIEAAKTAFITSHSVALGSAGAMLLLLATGVWFSLAKVPRQAG from the coding sequence ATGTTTCGTCAGTGGTTAGCGTTAGTGATTATTGTGCTGGTCTATATCCCGGTGGCGATCGACGCCACGGTGCTCCACGTCGCCGCGCCGACGCTGAGTATGACCCTGGACGCCAGCGGCAATGAATTGCTGTGGATCATTGATATCTACTCCCTGGTGATGGCCGGGATGGTGCTGCCGATGGGGGCGCTCGGGGATCGCATCGGCTTTAAGCGGCTGCTGATGATGGGCAGCACCCTGTTTGGCCTCTCGTCGCTGGCGGCGGCGTTTGCCCCTTCGGCGGGGTGGCTGATTGCGGCGCGGGCCTCGCTGGCAATTGGGGCGGCGATGATCATTCCCGCCACTCTGGCCGGGATCCGCACCCTGTTCCCGGATGCGCGTCGGCGTAATATTGCCCTCGGGGTCTGGGCGGCGGTGGGGTCCGGCGGGGCGGCCTTTGGCCCGCTGGTGGGCGGGATGCTGTTGGCGCACTTCTACTGGGGAGCGGTATTTTTGATCAACGTCCCGATTGTGCTGCTGGTAGTCTCCCTGGCGGCGCGTTATGTTCCGGCTCAGGAGGGGCGGCCTGAGCAGCCGCTGAACATCACCCATGCCCTGATGCTGATCGTGGCGATTTTGCTGCTGGTCTACAGCGCTAAAACGGCGCTGAAAGGGGGAATTTCTCCGTGGCTGGTGGCGGGCACGCTGCTGACCGGGACGGTAATGCTGTGGATCTTTATCCGCATCCAGCTGCGCGCCCGCACGCCGATGATTGACATTCGCCTGTTCGGCCACCGCATTATTCTCAGCGGCGTGGTGATGGCGATGACGGCGATGATTGCCCTGGTGGGCTTTGAGCTGCTGATGGCCCAGGAGTTACAGTTCGTCCACGGCTTTACCCCGTTTGAGGCGGGGATGTTTATGCTGCCGGTGATGGTCGCCAGCGGCTTTAGCGGCCCGATTGCCGGGGTGCTGGTGGGGCGTCTGGGGCTGCGGATCGTGGCGACCGGCGGCATGGGCCTGAGCGCGCTCAGCTTTATCGGTCTGTCGATGCTCGATTTCAGCACTCAGCAGTGGCAGGCCTGGTGCCTGATGGTGCTGCTGGGCTTTAGCGCGGCGAGCGCGCTGCTGGCCTCCACCTCCGCGATCATGGCCGCCGCGCCAAAAGAGAAGGCCGCTGCGGCCGGGGCGATTGAAACCATGTCCTATGAGCTGGGGGCCGGGCTGGGGATTGCGATCTTTGGTCTGCTCCTGACCCGCAGCTTCTCGGCATCGATCGAACTGCCGCCGGGGCTGGATGCCAGCCTTGCCGATCACGCCTCCTCATCCATCGGCGAGGCGGTGAAGGTCGCCCAGCATCTGACGCCAACCCTTGCCGAATCGGTGATCGAGGCGGCGAAAACCGCGTTTATCACCTCGCACAGCGTGGCGCTCGGCAGCGCAGGGGCGATGCTGCTACTGCTGGCAACAGGGGTGTGGTTTAGCCTGGCGAAAGTCCCGCGCCAAGCGGGCTAA
- a CDS encoding TetR family transcriptional regulator has translation MSYLSKDERREEILQAAMRVALSEGFTAMTVRRIASEAKVATGQVHHHFASAGELKSQAFIRLIRALLDADVVAENATWRERLHAMLGSDDRSFEPYIRLWREAQLLATRDDEIKGAYVLTMEMWHQETVAIIRAGEQEQAFRLKDRAENVAWRLIGLVCGLDGLYVLSMPQMDDAAFNQHLNTLITLELD, from the coding sequence ATGAGCTATCTGAGCAAGGACGAGCGGCGGGAAGAGATCCTGCAGGCGGCGATGCGCGTGGCGCTGAGCGAAGGCTTTACCGCGATGACCGTAAGACGTATTGCCAGTGAGGCGAAAGTGGCGACCGGTCAGGTGCATCACCATTTTGCCTCTGCAGGCGAGCTCAAATCGCAGGCCTTTATCCGCCTGATCCGCGCCCTGCTGGATGCCGATGTGGTAGCAGAAAACGCCACCTGGCGGGAACGGCTCCACGCCATGCTCGGCAGCGATGACCGCAGTTTTGAACCCTATATTCGCCTGTGGCGGGAAGCCCAGCTGTTAGCCACCCGCGATGACGAAATAAAAGGGGCTTATGTGTTAACCATGGAGATGTGGCATCAGGAGACGGTCGCCATAATACGGGCGGGTGAACAAGAGCAGGCCTTCAGGCTGAAAGACAGGGCTGAAAACGTCGCCTGGCGGCTGATTGGCTTGGTCTGTGGGCTGGACGGGCTGTATGTATTATCCATGCCGCAGATGGACGACGCAGCATTTAATCAACACCTTAATACGTTAATTACCCTCGAGCTGGACTAA
- a CDS encoding NarK family nitrate/nitrite MFS transporter, which translates to MSQQAEKNNHYLLSNWKPENAAFWENKGKKIARRNLVISVACLLLAFCVWMLFSAVAVNLNKVGFNFTTDQLFMLTALPSLSGAILRVPYSFMVPIFGGRYWTVLSTVILIIPCVWLGIAVQNPATPYAVFITIALLCGFAGANFASSMGNISFFFPKAKQGSALGINGGLGNLGVSVMQMLAPVVIFLPMFTFLGVHGVPQEDGSTLFLANAAWIWAPLLLLATLAAFFGMNDIASSKATIASQLPVLKRLHLWLLSLLYLATFGSFIGFSAGFAMLSKTQFPDVNILHLAFFGPLIGALARSAGGVISDKLGGVRVTLVNFIFMALFSALLFLTLPGSGSGNFTAFYLVFMGLFLTAGLGSGSTFQMIAVIFRQITVYRVKLHGGTDEQAQKEAVTDTAAALGFISAIGAVGGFFIPKAFGTSLAMTGSPVGAMKVFLVFYIVCVFVTWLVYGRRQKHVKS; encoded by the coding sequence ATGTCACAACAAGCTGAGAAGAATAATCATTATCTGTTGAGTAACTGGAAACCGGAAAACGCGGCATTTTGGGAAAATAAAGGTAAAAAGATTGCGCGACGAAATTTAGTTATTTCGGTTGCCTGTCTGCTGCTGGCGTTCTGCGTCTGGATGTTATTTAGCGCGGTGGCGGTGAACCTGAATAAGGTGGGTTTTAATTTCACCACCGATCAGCTGTTTATGTTAACCGCCCTGCCTTCGCTCTCCGGGGCGATATTACGCGTTCCCTACTCCTTTATGGTGCCCATATTTGGCGGCCGCTACTGGACGGTATTAAGCACCGTTATTCTTATTATTCCCTGCGTATGGCTCGGTATTGCGGTGCAAAACCCGGCTACTCCCTATGCGGTATTTATCACTATTGCCCTGCTGTGCGGTTTTGCCGGCGCCAACTTCGCCTCCAGCATGGGCAACATCAGCTTTTTCTTCCCCAAAGCCAAACAGGGCAGCGCGCTGGGGATTAACGGCGGGCTAGGCAATCTCGGCGTCAGCGTGATGCAGATGCTGGCTCCGGTGGTGATCTTCCTGCCGATGTTTACTTTCCTTGGGGTGCACGGCGTGCCGCAGGAGGATGGCTCGACGCTGTTCCTCGCCAACGCCGCCTGGATTTGGGCCCCGCTGCTTTTGCTTGCCACCCTCGCCGCCTTTTTCGGCATGAACGATATCGCCAGCTCGAAGGCGACCATCGCCAGCCAGCTGCCGGTACTCAAGCGCCTGCACCTGTGGCTGCTGAGCCTGCTCTATCTGGCCACCTTCGGGTCGTTTATCGGCTTTTCCGCCGGGTTCGCGATGCTGTCGAAAACCCAGTTCCCGGACGTCAATATCCTGCATCTGGCCTTCTTTGGCCCGCTGATTGGGGCCCTGGCGCGTTCTGCCGGTGGGGTGATCTCCGATAAGCTTGGCGGGGTGCGCGTCACGCTGGTGAACTTCATCTTTATGGCCCTGTTCAGCGCCCTGCTGTTCCTCACCCTGCCGGGCTCCGGCTCCGGCAACTTTACCGCCTTCTATCTGGTGTTTATGGGGCTGTTTCTCACCGCCGGGCTCGGCAGCGGCTCCACCTTCCAGATGATCGCTGTCATCTTCCGGCAAATCACCGTCTATAGAGTCAAACTGCACGGCGGCACGGACGAGCAGGCCCAGAAAGAGGCTGTTACCGACACCGCGGCCGCGCTGGGCTTTATCTCGGCCATCGGCGCCGTCGGCGGGTTCTTCATTCCCAAAGCCTTCGGCACCTCCCTGGCGATGACCGGCTCGCCGGTAGGGGCGATGAAGGTCTTCCTGGTGTTCTACATCGTCTGCGTGTTCGTCACCTGGCTGGTGTATGGCCGTCGTCAGAAGCACGTCAAATCATAA